The following DNA comes from Gemella massiliensis.
AGCCTTAACATTACTTCTAGCCTCTTTAGAAAATCTGGAAAAATAATTATTTAAAATATACTCAGTTCTACCATCAACTATATCAATAATCTCATGAGTTAAAGCATCTAAAAAAATAAAACTCATACCATTTTTACTATCTTTAGTAAACTTTAACTCATCAAAGCATAAATACTCAGGTAAGGTATTATAGTTAAGAATGTCTACATGGGATTTACATTTATAAAGAGTTCTTATAACAGTATTAACCGATACATTATTCATTTTGGCTATTTGTTTAAAAGATAAAGTATCAGCTAAATCACTCATTATAGAAAACTTAACATTTTTAGAAATACTACAGTATTTATCTACAAAAGAAGTAGTAGCTACAAATTTTTTATTACAAGTTTTACACTTGAAACGTTGCTTTCTTAGTTCCAAATAAGCAGGGATACCTGATATTTTTAATAGATTAATTCTAGTAAGTTCATTAAAGCCGTTTTTAACTACAGTATAACCTTTATTAAGACAACCACAGCATTCACACTTCTTGGGTTTATATGTTAAGGTACCTTTGAATACAAAGTACTTTTGATTATTTTTTATAGTTTCGTTATGTGTTTTCTCAATAGTTATATTTTTATCTTTTATTTGTAGTAGGTTTTTAATGAATTCTCCCTCTTTTATTTCTTTTGTTTTTGTGTTAAAATTATTCATGACAGATATCCTTTCATAGTTTATTTTTTTTTGCACTTTAATTATATTGGATATTTGTCTTTTTGTATATTAAAAAACAATACGGGGTATGGATTTTTTTTCATGCCCCGTATTTATTATACAACCAAAT
Coding sequences within:
- a CDS encoding ISL3 family transposase is translated as MNNFNTKTKEIKEGEFIKNLLQIKDKNITIEKTHNETIKNNQKYFVFKGTLTYKPKKCECCGCLNKGYTVVKNGFNELTRINLLKISGIPAYLELRKQRFKCKTCNKKFVATTSFVDKYCSISKNVKFSIMSDLADTLSFKQIAKMNNVSVNTVIRTLYKCKSHVDILNYNTLPEYLCFDELKFTKDSKNGMSFIFLDALTHEIIDIVDGRTEYILNNYFSRFSKEARSNVKAICIDIYTPYMKLIRNKFPNAEIVIDRFHIIQNVNRELYSKC